A genomic stretch from Kribbella jejuensis includes:
- a CDS encoding carbohydrate ABC transporter permease, with amino-acid sequence MSLDLKPKPLTTPPADRGRDVRSSGARWRRTVALKGASFTVPFFAGFVLFTVVPVIMALSKSLYTAKSSGLGFGAKTVSFSGFENFDRALHDVKFWGSLWRVALFAIVVIPLIQATSLTLALLLDSVRRRVAGKLRIAMLVPYMSPGIVATLIWIYLYSPAVGPLTPFFELFGIDANFYSSRLIWVSVGNLMAWGSIGFNMLIVYGALQAVPRDIFDSARVDGASEWRIAWSIKVPYVRRSLVLVSVLGIIGTLQIFSEPLLFRSMTPETVTKDFTPIMTIYNQAFAVGDFNYAAALSIVLALVVGLISAVFYKLTNKAPA; translated from the coding sequence ATGTCCCTGGACCTGAAGCCGAAGCCGTTGACCACCCCACCTGCCGACCGCGGCCGGGACGTCCGTTCCTCCGGTGCGCGCTGGCGCCGTACCGTAGCTCTCAAGGGCGCCTCGTTCACGGTGCCGTTCTTCGCCGGATTCGTGCTCTTCACCGTGGTCCCGGTGATCATGGCGCTCAGCAAGAGTCTCTACACCGCGAAGAGCTCGGGCCTCGGCTTCGGCGCCAAGACCGTCAGCTTCAGCGGATTCGAGAACTTCGACCGCGCCCTGCATGACGTGAAGTTCTGGGGCAGCCTGTGGCGCGTCGCGCTGTTCGCGATCGTGGTCATCCCGCTGATCCAGGCCACCAGCCTGACCCTGGCCCTGTTGCTCGACTCGGTCCGCCGGCGGGTCGCCGGGAAGCTCCGGATCGCGATGCTCGTGCCCTACATGAGCCCGGGCATCGTCGCCACCCTGATCTGGATCTATCTCTACAGCCCCGCCGTCGGCCCGCTCACACCGTTCTTCGAACTGTTCGGGATCGACGCCAACTTCTACAGCAGCCGGCTGATCTGGGTGTCGGTCGGCAACCTGATGGCCTGGGGCAGCATCGGCTTCAACATGCTGATCGTGTACGGCGCCCTGCAGGCCGTGCCGCGCGACATCTTCGACAGCGCGCGGGTGGACGGCGCCTCCGAATGGCGGATCGCCTGGTCGATCAAGGTGCCGTACGTACGGCGTTCGCTGGTCCTGGTCAGCGTGCTCGGCATCATCGGAACCCTGCAGATCTTCAGCGAACCGTTGCTGTTCCGCTCGATGACTCCGGAGACCGTCACGAAGGACTTCACGCCGATCATGACCATCTACAACCAAGCCTTCGCGGTCGGCGACTTCAACTACGCCGCGGCGTTGTCGATCGTGCTCGCGCTGGTGGTCGGCCTGATCTCGGCGGTCTTCTACAAACTCACGAACAAGGCTCCCGCATGA
- a CDS encoding ABC transporter substrate-binding protein, giving the protein MPRNSRRAALAGLALCLAVATTAACSNDTATNAAKGTSAGPVQLEYWGWTDIQPVVDKFNANHTDIKVKFVKQADLPSTATTLRNAVAAGSAIPCLSQNFGDVPALLSEGLLTDVTDYLKPAESKFKPSSLSAAKVQDKYYGIPLGTGPTFMMINRAVYDKYGVRVPKTWDDVIAAGKALKPHGVQVMNLAGEDPSTLVNLIVQAGGTWYSVQNDSWKVDFLSPESVAAANILQQLVDNGLVANQTYQDRPALIAYFDQGKMVSLPTSTWQLANYELHFKKTIGDWEPVDLPQFADATKFATPAHGNALLVPKGCQHPKEATEVGIWMNTTKDGIDATYDKTTGAYAWPGAMPDPSPWVDASVPRKLFGSHRSEAQTVINKASASGVDNWLVGPNYTGVFKELQDQWAQAVTKKITFRQLLENMQKFTVDDLKAKGINVSS; this is encoded by the coding sequence ATGCCCAGAAACAGCCGCCGCGCCGCGCTGGCCGGCCTCGCCCTGTGCCTGGCCGTTGCCACCACAGCCGCCTGCAGCAACGACACCGCCACGAACGCCGCCAAGGGCACGTCCGCCGGACCGGTCCAGCTCGAGTACTGGGGCTGGACGGACATCCAGCCGGTGGTGGACAAGTTCAACGCGAACCACACCGACATCAAGGTCAAGTTCGTCAAGCAGGCCGACCTTCCCAGCACCGCGACGACGCTGCGCAACGCCGTCGCGGCGGGCAGCGCGATCCCGTGCCTGTCGCAGAACTTCGGTGACGTACCGGCCCTGCTGTCCGAGGGCCTGCTCACCGATGTGACCGACTATCTGAAGCCCGCCGAGAGCAAGTTCAAGCCATCGTCGCTGAGCGCCGCCAAGGTGCAGGACAAGTACTACGGCATTCCGCTCGGCACCGGACCGACGTTCATGATGATCAACCGGGCGGTCTACGACAAGTACGGCGTACGCGTGCCGAAGACCTGGGACGACGTGATCGCCGCCGGCAAGGCGCTCAAACCGCACGGCGTCCAGGTGATGAACCTGGCCGGCGAAGATCCCAGTACGCTCGTCAACCTGATCGTCCAGGCCGGCGGAACCTGGTACTCGGTCCAGAACGACTCCTGGAAGGTCGACTTCCTGTCCCCCGAGTCCGTTGCCGCCGCCAACATTCTCCAGCAGTTGGTGGACAACGGCCTGGTCGCCAACCAGACCTACCAGGACCGGCCCGCGCTGATCGCGTACTTCGACCAGGGCAAGATGGTCTCGCTGCCGACCTCGACCTGGCAGCTGGCCAACTACGAGCTGCACTTCAAGAAGACCATCGGCGACTGGGAGCCGGTCGACCTGCCGCAGTTCGCCGACGCCACGAAGTTCGCGACTCCCGCCCACGGCAACGCGCTGCTCGTGCCGAAGGGATGCCAGCACCCCAAGGAAGCAACTGAGGTCGGCATCTGGATGAACACGACCAAGGACGGCATCGACGCCACCTACGACAAGACGACCGGCGCCTACGCCTGGCCGGGTGCGATGCCTGACCCGTCGCCCTGGGTCGATGCCTCGGTGCCGCGGAAGCTGTTCGGCAGCCACCGGTCGGAGGCGCAGACCGTGATCAACAAGGCGTCGGCGTCCGGCGTGGACAACTGGCTGGTCGGCCCCAACTACACCGGGGTCTTCAAGGAACTGCAGGACCAGTGGGCCCAGGCCGTCACCAAGAAGATCACCTTCCGCCAACTCCTCGAGAACATGCAGAAGTTCACCGTCGACGACCTGAAGGCCAAGGGCATCAACGTCTCGAGCTGA